From the genome of Deltaproteobacteria bacterium, one region includes:
- a CDS encoding V-type ATP synthase subunit A: MTMGKIWRVSGPVVIADDMRGSQVYEVVDVGDERLTGEIIGLEQDKAVIQVYEDTTGLRVGEPVEGTGEILMVELGPGIVGNIYDGVQRSLVTMKDDIGDFLLRGARTAALDRETKWHFTPTVKVGDPVSEGDIIGTVPETGLIEHRVMVPIGVQGTITEIAEGDYTVKDAVATIEHNGSKRPLTMMQRWPARKPRIYKKRFDPEDLLVTGTRIIDYLFPLALGGKAAIPGGFGTGKTVNLQQMARWSQTHLNIYVGCGERGNEMADVLYSFKKLRDPATDRLLQEKEIFIANTSNMPVVAREISIYLGITMAEYFRDMGYDVLLVADSTSRWAEAMREIGARLEETPGEEGFPTYLGSRLSSFYERSGRVECIGKPDRMGSATVIGSVSPPGADFSEPVTQATLRIIDALYSLDVALANKRHFPTINWLQSYSLYAESVDKWWNKVSPDYTDVRNRSLIILQNEAELEEIVRLVGPEALPEDDKLLLLIARMIREDFLMQSAYHPVDTYSPPERSHMMLSTIIKFYDLAKELAESGMLVNEMSQLKLVQRISRMKDVPHDEFKAYMKGIWDEMEKMAITQEGGV; the protein is encoded by the coding sequence ATGACCATGGGGAAAATCTGGAGAGTATCGGGGCCTGTCGTAATCGCTGATGATATGAGGGGATCACAGGTATACGAAGTCGTCGATGTGGGAGACGAACGGCTCACGGGTGAGATCATCGGCCTTGAACAGGACAAGGCGGTCATTCAGGTATATGAGGACACCACGGGACTTCGGGTGGGCGAGCCCGTCGAGGGGACCGGAGAAATTCTGATGGTCGAACTCGGACCGGGGATCGTCGGCAACATCTATGACGGCGTTCAGCGCTCCCTTGTAACCATGAAGGACGACATCGGAGACTTTCTCCTCCGGGGGGCGCGTACCGCCGCCCTGGACCGCGAAACAAAGTGGCATTTCACTCCCACCGTCAAGGTCGGCGATCCGGTGAGTGAAGGCGACATCATCGGCACGGTCCCCGAGACGGGCCTCATCGAGCACAGGGTCATGGTCCCTATAGGGGTACAGGGAACCATCACCGAGATCGCCGAAGGCGATTATACGGTCAAGGACGCCGTGGCCACCATCGAGCATAACGGCTCGAAACGGCCCTTGACAATGATGCAGCGGTGGCCGGCGCGAAAACCCCGCATTTACAAGAAACGCTTCGACCCCGAAGACCTGCTCGTCACGGGAACACGGATCATCGATTACCTTTTTCCCCTCGCCCTGGGAGGCAAGGCTGCCATTCCGGGCGGGTTCGGCACGGGGAAAACGGTCAACCTCCAGCAGATGGCCCGATGGTCGCAGACACACCTCAATATCTACGTGGGCTGCGGTGAGCGTGGAAACGAGATGGCCGACGTTCTGTACAGCTTCAAAAAACTCAGGGACCCCGCCACGGACCGGTTGCTCCAGGAAAAGGAGATATTCATCGCCAACACATCGAACATGCCCGTTGTCGCCCGGGAGATCAGCATCTATCTCGGGATTACCATGGCAGAATACTTTCGGGATATGGGATACGACGTCCTGCTGGTGGCCGACTCCACCTCCCGCTGGGCCGAGGCGATGAGGGAGATCGGCGCCCGGCTTGAGGAAACACCCGGCGAAGAGGGATTCCCCACCTATCTCGGTTCCCGGCTCTCAAGTTTCTACGAACGTTCCGGGCGCGTCGAGTGCATCGGGAAACCGGACCGCATGGGTTCGGCCACGGTTATCGGTTCCGTCAGCCCTCCCGGCGCGGACTTCAGCGAACCCGTCACACAGGCGACGCTGCGCATCATCGACGCCCTCTATTCCCTGGACGTGGCCCTGGCCAACAAGCGCCATTTTCCGACCATCAACTGGCTCCAGAGTTACAGCCTCTACGCCGAATCGGTCGACAAATGGTGGAACAAGGTCAGTCCCGATTACACCGATGTGCGGAACAGATCGCTCATCATCCTGCAGAACGAAGCTGAACTCGAAGAGATAGTCAGGCTCGTGGGTCCCGAGGCACTGCCCGAGGACGACAAGCTTCTGCTCCTCATAGCGCGCATGATCCGGGAGGATTTTCTCATGCAGAGCGCCTATCACCCGGTGGACACCTACTCGCCTCCGGAACGTTCACACATGATGCTGAGCACCATCATCAAGTTCTATGACCTGGCAAAGGAACTCGCTGAATCAGGAATGCTGGTCAACGAGATGTCGCAACTCAAGCTGGTGCAGAGGATCTCGCGCATGAAGGATGTTCCCCATGATGAATTCAAGGCCTATATGAAAGGCATCTGGGATGAAATGGAAAAGATGGCCATCACCCAGGAAGGAGGCGTGTAA
- a CDS encoding V-type ATP synthase subunit F, with protein sequence MNGQDTLNIGVIGNADQSTLMRLAGVTRYRVLDENDRDFRDMLRKALKDFAGDSEIALIIIPETWQEHVDDMVRDMRKKKRITTVVVATPSSYAAEPENVKEYYKAYTRRMIGFNIEI encoded by the coding sequence ATGAACGGACAGGACACACTGAACATCGGGGTCATCGGGAACGCGGATCAGTCGACCCTCATGCGGCTGGCCGGGGTCACCCGGTACCGGGTGCTTGACGAGAACGACCGGGACTTCAGGGACATGTTGAGAAAGGCTCTGAAGGACTTCGCCGGCGACAGTGAGATCGCACTCATTATCATTCCCGAGACCTGGCAGGAGCATGTTGACGACATGGTGAGAGACATGAGGAAGAAAAAGCGGATTACCACCGTCGTCGTCGCGACACCGTCCTCCTACGCGGCGGAACCGGAGAATGTGAAGGAATACTACAAGGCCTATACGCGGCGGATGATCGGATTCAATATCGAGATATGA